The DNA sequence AGCGGGATGAGCGCGATCGTGATGCCCACGGCAACGGTGAGTTCGACCCACACCTCGCTGATGGAGCCACCCATGATCGACACCTGCCAGATGGGCTCGAGAATCCAGTAGAGCGGGAAGAGCTTCGCTATCCATTGCGGCCACTCCGGGAAGATGTAGAAGAGCGTGGGGGCGAACAGGAAGATGCCCAACCCTTTCACCATGCCGAACATGATCGTCGAGTCCTTGGCGAACGTGCCGATGAGCAGTCCGATCATCGATGAGAGGCCCGCTGCGACGATCACGACGACGAGCACCTGGAGCCAGTTCGTCCCGAATGCCTTGTTCAGGGCAAGCGTGGCTGCAGCCAGGACCGTGGCAAGCAAGGTGCCGAGAGCCCATTTCGCGGTGAGAACGTCGGCGATCCTGGCGGGCGTCACGAGCATGGCCATGAGCGTGCCCTGCTCCTTCTCCTCGACCAGATTCGAGCCGGGTACGAAGATGCCGGCCATCACGAGAGCGTAGAACACGATGACCGGCACGAGCCGGACCGAGATAGGCAGACCAGCGGTACCGTAGCTGACCACGTCCACCGTGACGGGCGCAACACTCCCCTCGAGCTCTCGCACCAGGTCGATCGCCGTGACGCTCAAGATGATGCGATTCGAGGCAAGACTCTCGCCGCCGATGAAGAACTGGAGGTCAGGTCTGTCACCGTTCTTGACCGCAGCATCGAACCCGGCGGGAAGAACCAGACCGGCGTCGAGGTCGTTCGCCTCGACCTTGGTCTTGAGTTCCTCGGCATCGTCGAGCAGCGTGAGCGTGATGCCGTCCATCTTCTCGACCTGCGAGGTGATCTCGGAATTGCCATCGTCCACGATGCCCAACCGCGGCTCGGGGCTGAAGAGCGAACCGAACGTGACCTGCAGTATCAGAGTTATGGCGAAGGGAAGAACGATCGCCCACAGGAAGATGGGTGAGCGTGGTCCGAGCGCCAGGTCCTTGCGCAAGACCCTCCATGTGAGTTTCGGACTCATAGTGATTCCACCTTCCGCTTCAGCGCGAACAAGCCGGCTCCGAACAGAAGAACCAGCCACGCAGCGGCGTATGCGAGCGACCCTGCCGAATCGGACCACGTCGCGCCGTAGTTGAACGCACCGACGAGCGTGTTGATGACCGGATACGTGGGAATCGCCTGCACCCACGTCGCCGCTGTGCCGGGGAACATCACCGAGAACGACGGGATGAGCAGCGGGATCGTGAACAGCATGGAGTAGAAGAGCTGGCCCATGAAGTCCTTGCCCGAGGAGCCCACGAAGAGCGCCACGCCCGTGAACATCATCGAGCCCATGAGCAACACTGCCAATACGAGCGACCAGTTCTGACCCGTGAGCCCTCCGACCAGCAGGAGGATGAGCAACCCCTGGCCCAGCGACATCGCGGTGCCGAAGATCGTCTTGGCCAGAAGGAAGTCGCTGATCTTGGCAGGCGTCACGAGCACCGCAGTCACCGTCCGCTGCAGCACTTCCGTCGAGACGAGCGATGCCATCGAGAATGTCTCCATCAGCAGCACCATGAAGATGAGCATGGGGCGCAACTTGTCCTTGATGCTGACCTGATCTCCCGCGCGGTCCGTGCCGAGCACGATCGACTGCTCGTCAGCCATGGTGACCGGAAGCTGCTTGCCCGCCAGCTGATAGGCCGCTTCCCGCACGAAGCTCGTCATCGCACCCTGGATCTCCTCGGGGACGTTGGCGTCAGAGTAGACAGTCACTGTCACGCCGCTCTTGGCGGCGGCGACATCGGCGATGAAATCCTTCGGGAATGCTATTCCAATGTCGAGTCCGAGCTTCTCGGCATCTTCCGGCTTGGGATCGTCGATCTCCGTATCGCGCAAGATCAGCGTGCCGTCGTCAGTGCGCCAGGCCTCAAGCTTGCCCTCGACGACCTTCTG is a window from the Actinomycetota bacterium genome containing:
- a CDS encoding ABC transporter permease → MSPKLTWRVLRKDLALGPRSPIFLWAIVLPFAITLILQVTFGSLFSPEPRLGIVDDGNSEITSQVEKMDGITLTLLDDAEELKTKVEANDLDAGLVLPAGFDAAVKNGDRPDLQFFIGGESLASNRIILSVTAIDLVRELEGSVAPVTVDVVSYGTAGLPISVRLVPVIVFYALVMAGIFVPGSNLVEEKEQGTLMAMLVTPARIADVLTAKWALGTLLATVLAAATLALNKAFGTNWLQVLVVVIVAAGLSSMIGLLIGTFAKDSTIMFGMVKGLGIFLFAPTLFYIFPEWPQWIAKLFPLYWILEPIWQVSIMGGSISEVWVELTVAVGITIALIPLVGLVARRVQAQMAAQ
- a CDS encoding ABC transporter permease: MSRPISRPAIVGALLKKELKAYSRDKIYLFLTLLVLIVIPIMYTFLPTKVNETITLAVSPPVTSMIEDAKDSLKAMGATDEQLAELDQADLSEEQEGLLLIEFDNEADMQKVVEGKLEAWRTDDGTLILRDTEIDDPKPEDAEKLGLDIGIAFPKDFIADVAAAKSGVTVTVYSDANVPEEIQGAMTSFVREAAYQLAGKQLPVTMADEQSIVLGTDRAGDQVSIKDKLRPMLIFMVLLMETFSMASLVSTEVLQRTVTAVLVTPAKISDFLLAKTIFGTAMSLGQGLLILLLVGGLTGQNWSLVLAVLLMGSMMFTGVALFVGSSGKDFMGQLFYSMLFTIPLLIPSFSVMFPGTAATWVQAIPTYPVINTLVGAFNYGATWSDSAGSLAYAAAWLVLLFGAGLFALKRKVESL